One Eubacterium sp. 1001713B170207_170306_E7 genomic region harbors:
- a CDS encoding DMT family transporter yields the protein MENNAMNKQNTFFKKKSNTMLTAILCTFLWGSAFPVLKIGYQWFQIPTEDIWSKMVFAGLRFFLAGFVVLALNRLFNRDDRVRWYPEYGKWIVALALLGTTVQYFFFYIGVGNTTGVKGSIAATAGTFLVVLLAPLFFKNDRLNRNKVLGMALGFAGILLTALNAGTEGLNFNFTLMGEGFLIIAGLGDAGGILVAKYLSDKINPFHFSFFQMVLGALVLLALGVGFGMAGGGLHLVFTLRGILLLIYAAIISGVAFSLWNVLLRYNDASAVTAFKFLIPVFGSLLSILLLPGESFTLFILLGLMAASLGIYLVNRKIRK from the coding sequence TTGGAAAACAACGCGATGAATAAGCAAAACACCTTTTTTAAAAAGAAATCCAACACCATGCTCACGGCCATCCTCTGCACCTTTCTGTGGGGCAGCGCTTTTCCGGTGCTCAAGATCGGCTACCAGTGGTTTCAGATTCCGACGGAGGACATCTGGTCCAAGATGGTGTTCGCCGGACTGCGCTTTTTTCTGGCCGGCTTTGTGGTGCTGGCCCTCAACCGGCTTTTTAACCGGGACGACCGGGTGCGCTGGTATCCTGAGTACGGCAAGTGGATCGTGGCGCTGGCCCTTTTGGGCACCACGGTGCAGTATTTCTTTTTCTATATCGGGGTGGGCAACACCACCGGGGTCAAGGGCAGTATTGCCGCCACGGCCGGCACCTTTCTGGTGGTGCTGCTGGCGCCCCTGTTTTTTAAGAACGACCGCCTGAACCGCAACAAGGTCCTCGGGATGGCGCTCGGTTTTGCCGGCATTTTGCTGACCGCCCTCAACGCTGGCACCGAGGGGCTGAACTTTAATTTCACCCTGATGGGCGAGGGCTTTTTAATCATCGCCGGACTGGGGGACGCCGGGGGCATTTTGGTGGCTAAATACCTGTCGGATAAGATTAATCCCTTTCATTTTTCCTTCTTCCAGATGGTTTTGGGTGCGCTGGTGCTCCTGGCACTGGGCGTTGGCTTCGGGATGGCCGGGGGCGGGCTGCACCTGGTCTTTACCCTCAGGGGCATTCTGCTGCTGATCTATGCCGCCATTATTTCCGGCGTGGCCTTTTCGCTGTGGAACGTGCTGCTGCGGTATAATGACGCCAGCGCGGTCACCGCCTTTAAGTTTCTGATTCCCGTTTTTGGCAGCCTGCTGTCCATCCTGTTATTACCCGGGGAATCTTTTACGCTTTTCATTCTGCTGGGACTGATGGCGGCGTCTTTG
- a CDS encoding cobalamin-dependent protein (Presence of a B(12) (cobalamin)-binding domain implies dependence on cobalamin itself, in one of its several forms, or in some unusual lineages, dependence on a cobalamin-like analog.) produces MNENIQKVSEAIAKGKRKLIQGIVQEALDAGCDPMEILNTGMIGAMDEIGERFKTGEVYVPEMLVAAKAMKLGVEVLKPHLASGDSASGGKVLICTVHGDLHDIGKNLVSMMIESAGFEVTDLGVDVTKEKIIKTLQDNPDIKVVALSALLTTTMPSLEETVAAIRSDGGVSHVKILIGGAPITADFGEAIGADAYASDAASAVTSVKALVA; encoded by the coding sequence ATGAACGAAAACATTCAGAAAGTATCAGAAGCCATTGCAAAGGGAAAAAGAAAGTTAATCCAGGGAATTGTACAGGAAGCGCTGGACGCGGGATGCGATCCCATGGAAATTCTGAACACGGGCATGATCGGGGCCATGGACGAAATCGGCGAACGCTTTAAAACCGGCGAGGTCTACGTGCCCGAAATGCTGGTGGCCGCCAAGGCCATGAAGCTGGGCGTCGAGGTTTTAAAACCGCATCTGGCCAGCGGGGACTCCGCCAGCGGCGGAAAGGTGCTGATCTGTACCGTCCACGGCGATTTACACGACATCGGCAAAAACCTGGTGTCCATGATGATCGAGAGCGCAGGTTTTGAGGTCACCGATCTCGGCGTCGACGTTACCAAGGAAAAAATCATCAAAACCCTCCAGGACAACCCGGACATAAAGGTAGTTGCCCTGTCCGCCCTCCTGACCACCACGATGCCGTCCCTCGAGGAAACCGTGGCGGCCATCCGGTCCGACGGCGGCGTCAGCCATGTAAAAATTCTGATCGGCGGCGCCCCCATCACGGCCGATTTCGGCGAAGCCATCGGCGCCGACGCCTACGCTTCCGACGCGGCCTCAGCGGTGACGTCGGTCAAAGCACTGGTCGCCTGA
- a CDS encoding methyltetrahydrofolate cobalamin methyltransferase, whose protein sequence is MIIIGEKINGSIPAVGEAIKKQDAEEIRRRARIQAEANATFIDCCASVAEAKEAETLKWMIGLIQEVTEVPVCVDSPSPRACIEGMKYCSRPGLINSVSMEGDKIDTVFPVIADSDWECVALLCDDRGIPDTTGRRMEVFHNIMDKAEEYHIAPSRLHIDPLVVTLSTSEDALTTFAQCCRQIKSEYPEIHITSGLSNISFGLPGRKYVNQAFMVLAMEAGMDSAIVDPTNRDMMAMIYAADALLENDEYCLEYIDAFREGIIG, encoded by the coding sequence ATGATTATCATAGGAGAAAAAATCAATGGTTCCATTCCCGCTGTGGGAGAAGCCATCAAGAAACAGGATGCGGAAGAAATCAGGCGCCGGGCCAGAATACAGGCCGAGGCCAACGCCACCTTTATCGACTGCTGCGCCTCGGTGGCGGAGGCGAAGGAGGCCGAAACCCTGAAATGGATGATCGGCCTTATTCAGGAAGTGACTGAGGTCCCCGTCTGTGTGGACAGCCCCAGCCCCCGGGCCTGCATCGAGGGCATGAAATACTGCAGCCGGCCGGGGCTCATCAACTCAGTGTCCATGGAAGGCGATAAGATCGACACGGTCTTTCCCGTCATCGCGGACAGCGACTGGGAGTGTGTGGCGCTTCTCTGCGACGACCGGGGCATTCCAGACACCACCGGACGCCGTATGGAGGTCTTTCACAACATCATGGACAAGGCAGAGGAATACCACATCGCCCCGTCCAGGCTGCACATCGACCCTCTGGTGGTCACGCTTTCCACCAGTGAGGACGCTTTGACCACCTTTGCCCAGTGCTGCCGTCAGATTAAGTCCGAATACCCGGAAATCCATATCACCAGCGGCCTCAGCAATATTTCCTTTGGCCTGCCGGGAAGAAAGTACGTGAACCAGGCGTTTATGGTACTGGCCATGGAGGCCGGTATGGACAGCGCCATCGTGGACCCCACCAACCGGGATATGATGGCCATGATCTACGCGGCCGACGCGTTACTTGAAAATGACGAGTACTGCCTGGAATACATCGACGCCTTCAGAGAGGGCATCATCGGCTAA
- a CDS encoding phosphotransferase encodes MVDGKFIEMQTEIMKNYPPANAQALLNIFNAASGMQAYLDDVLAKTRESYLYTQLRDLVENAYDIGKLVEVYQIFGGYINTSFGIYTEKNGEKQTWFVRKYKNGKELESLLFEHSMLKHAKENGFTYGAIPIPAKDGKTYHEVTEITTEGETKSYFAVFNFVGGKAHYDWIPNWANAGVADLTVTSAAKSLAEFHNSTRGFDPEGRHGDNIMDNEDITVNEIIRKFPKTLKEYRKSYAESGFENVFTEYYDANYDYFAKMCECSVIPDADYQTMVSNVCHCDFHPGNFKYLDNGEVCGSFDYDMAKIDSRLFELGLAIHYCFSSWLSDTNGIINLERAALFVKTYDEELRKAGGIEPLTDTEKKYLYEVTVQGALYDLGWCSSACVYDSTLDPYEYLFYTQHFVACLKWLEDNEDAFRKTLG; translated from the coding sequence ATGGTAGACGGAAAATTTATTGAAATGCAGACCGAAATTATGAAGAATTATCCACCGGCAAACGCACAGGCGCTGTTAAACATCTTTAACGCGGCCTCCGGCATGCAGGCGTACCTGGACGACGTCCTGGCAAAGACGCGGGAGTCCTATCTATACACACAGCTGCGGGACCTGGTGGAAAACGCCTATGACATCGGAAAGCTGGTGGAGGTGTATCAGATCTTCGGCGGATACATCAACACCTCGTTTGGTATCTATACCGAAAAGAACGGTGAGAAGCAGACCTGGTTTGTCAGAAAGTACAAAAACGGCAAGGAACTGGAATCCCTGCTCTTTGAACACAGCATGCTAAAGCACGCCAAGGAAAACGGCTTTACCTACGGCGCGATTCCGATTCCGGCAAAGGACGGAAAAACCTATCACGAGGTCACGGAAATCACCACCGAGGGCGAAACCAAAAGCTATTTTGCCGTTTTCAACTTTGTGGGCGGTAAGGCCCATTACGACTGGATTCCCAACTGGGCCAACGCGGGTGTGGCCGACCTTACTGTGACCTCGGCGGCAAAATCCCTGGCCGAGTTCCACAACTCGACCCGCGGCTTCGACCCTGAGGGGCGGCACGGGGATAATATCATGGACAATGAGGACATCACCGTCAACGAAATTATCCGCAAATTCCCGAAAACCCTGAAGGAATACCGCAAAAGCTACGCGGAGTCCGGCTTTGAAAATGTCTTTACAGAATACTACGACGCCAACTATGACTACTTTGCCAAAATGTGCGAATGCTCCGTGATCCCGGACGCCGACTACCAGACCATGGTGTCCAATGTGTGCCACTGCGACTTCCACCCAGGCAACTTTAAATACCTGGACAACGGTGAAGTCTGCGGCAGCTTTGACTACGATATGGCCAAAATCGACTCCCGTTTGTTTGAGCTGGGGCTGGCCATCCACTACTGCTTCTCCTCCTGGCTGTCTGACACTAACGGCATCATCAATCTGGAACGCGCCGCCCTGTTTGTTAAAACCTACGATGAGGAGCTGCGTAAAGCCGGCGGCATCGAGCCGCTGACCGATACCGAAAAGAAATATCTGTACGAGGTGACCGTACAGGGCGCGCTCTACGACCTAGGCTGGTGCAGCTCCGCCTGTGTCTACGACAGCACTCTGGACCCCTACGAGTACCTGTTCTACACCCAGCACTTTGTCGCCTGCCTGAAATGGCTGGAGGACAACGAGGACGCCTTCCGGAAGACCCTCGGCTGA